Proteins encoded in a region of the Longimicrobium terrae genome:
- a CDS encoding type IV pilus twitching motility protein PilT, with product MENIITAAVQRGASDLHIKAGDVFRARINGSLIPLTKQRLTPEQTRAIALKLIPNERDRQALDDLQDYDCSWGLPGVGRFRVNILRQRGSFMVVMRVIPFEIPTLDALGLPPVVQDVAALERGLVLVTGVTGSGKSSTQAAMIGFMNNNMRRHIVTLENPIEFLHRDVNCSITQREVGIDTDTFRVGLRAALRQDPDVILIGEMRDSESIDIALKSAETGHLVISTVHTKDAASTISRLVATFPPEEQKVVRLRLAEQLQAVISQRLLPKKDGKGRVLAAEVMVVSGTIRDCIADENRASEIPEHIAGGRTTYGMQTFDQCLMDLVMSGQVDYGVAKAAASNPGDFELKLNMLSGGGAPGAQNGGAGMAGISSEYF from the coding sequence TTGGAAAACATCATCACCGCGGCGGTGCAGCGCGGGGCCAGCGACCTGCACATCAAGGCGGGCGACGTGTTCCGCGCCCGCATCAACGGATCCCTCATCCCCCTCACCAAGCAGCGGCTTACCCCCGAACAGACGCGCGCCATCGCCCTCAAGCTCATCCCCAACGAGCGCGACCGGCAGGCCTTGGACGACCTGCAGGACTACGACTGCTCGTGGGGACTCCCCGGCGTGGGCCGCTTTCGCGTGAACATCCTGCGCCAGCGCGGCAGCTTCATGGTGGTGATGCGGGTGATTCCGTTCGAGATCCCCACGCTCGACGCGCTGGGGCTGCCGCCGGTGGTGCAGGACGTGGCGGCGCTGGAGCGCGGCCTGGTGCTGGTCACCGGGGTGACGGGTTCCGGCAAGAGCAGCACGCAGGCCGCCATGATCGGCTTCATGAACAACAACATGCGGCGGCACATCGTCACGCTGGAGAACCCCATCGAGTTTCTGCACCGTGACGTGAACTGCTCCATCACGCAGCGCGAAGTGGGGATCGACACGGACACCTTCCGCGTAGGTCTCCGCGCGGCGCTGCGGCAGGACCCGGACGTGATCCTGATCGGCGAAATGCGCGACAGCGAATCCATCGACATCGCGCTCAAGTCCGCCGAAACGGGGCACCTGGTCATCAGCACCGTGCACACCAAGGACGCGGCCAGCACCATCAGCCGCCTGGTGGCCACCTTTCCGCCGGAAGAGCAGAAGGTGGTGCGCCTGCGCCTGGCGGAGCAGCTGCAGGCCGTGATCTCGCAGCGCCTGCTGCCCAAGAAGGACGGCAAGGGACGCGTGCTGGCGGCGGAGGTGATGGTCGTCAGCGGCACCATCCGCGACTGCATCGCCGACGAAAACCGCGCCTCGGAGATCCCGGAGCACATCGCGGGCGGGCGCACCACGTATGGCATGCAGACGTTTGACCAGTGCCTGATGGACCTGGTGATGAGCGGGCAGGTGGATTACGGCGTGGCCAAGGCGGCCGCCAGCAACCCCGGCGACTTTGAGCTGAAGCTCAACATGCTGTCCGGCGGGGGCGCCCCCGGCGCGCAGAACGGCGGCGCCGGGATGGCCGGCATTTCTTCCGAATACTTCTGA
- a CDS encoding HAD hydrolase-like protein, producing MTDVGRGAYRLAVFDFDGTLADSFPWFLGAVNQAAERYRFRRIEDGDVQMLRGLSARSIVAHLRVPAWKLPLVARYMRRLAAAEIGRITPFGGVLPLLHILADRGVALAVVTSNSRENVACVLGPEIAARVGLWECGASLFGKARLFRRVVARAGVDPARALCIGDEVRDAEAARAAGVAFGAVTWGYTSADTLRAQNPAYLFHSVPDIAAAFEG from the coding sequence ATGACGGACGTGGGGCGCGGAGCGTACCGGCTGGCGGTGTTCGACTTCGACGGAACGCTCGCGGATTCGTTTCCGTGGTTTCTGGGGGCGGTGAACCAGGCGGCGGAGCGGTACCGCTTCCGGCGGATCGAGGATGGGGATGTGCAGATGCTCCGCGGGCTCAGCGCGCGGAGCATTGTTGCGCATCTGCGCGTGCCCGCGTGGAAGCTGCCGCTGGTTGCGCGGTACATGCGGCGGCTCGCGGCGGCGGAAATCGGGCGGATCACGCCGTTCGGCGGCGTGCTTCCGCTTCTGCATATTCTGGCGGACCGCGGCGTGGCGCTGGCCGTGGTCACCTCCAACTCACGGGAGAACGTCGCCTGCGTGCTGGGGCCGGAGATTGCCGCGCGTGTCGGGTTGTGGGAGTGCGGGGCGTCGCTGTTCGGCAAGGCGCGGCTGTTCCGGCGGGTGGTGGCGCGCGCGGGGGTGGATCCGGCGCGCGCCCTGTGCATCGGCGACGAGGTGCGGGATGCGGAGGCGGCGCGGGCAGCGGGCGTTGCGTTCGGCGCGGTCACGTGGGGATACACGTCCGCTGATACGCTCCGCGCACAGAATCCGGCGTACCTGTTTCACTCCGTTCCGGACATCGCCGCGGCGTTCGAGGGGTGA
- a CDS encoding TIGR03885 family FMN-dependent LLM class oxidoreductase, which produces MTRIGYHASHEQYAPSRLLDLVVRADQAGFQSAMCSDHFHPWTETQGHSGFAWSWLGAALQATKLPFGAVTVPGGWRYNPAIIAQAAATLAEMYPGRFWIAPGSGELLNEGIVGERWPVKAERNARLKEACEIIRALWAGETVTHRGLITVEEARLYSLPKEPPKIVGAALSPATAEWIGGWADGMITTVRARKDLQAMIDAFRRGGGEGKPIYLQAQLSFAKTKAEALHGAWDQWRTLMLPTAVLGEVRTPAHFEALAEIMRPEDVAAKMRISADPEQHLEWLAEDVQMGFEEINLHCVHRDEQERFIDVFGERVLPQLRTIGDSG; this is translated from the coding sequence GTGACGCGGATCGGCTATCACGCCAGCCACGAGCAGTACGCGCCCAGCCGCCTGCTGGACCTCGTCGTCCGCGCGGACCAGGCGGGCTTCCAGTCTGCCATGTGCTCCGACCACTTTCACCCGTGGACGGAAACGCAGGGGCACAGCGGCTTCGCGTGGAGCTGGCTGGGCGCCGCGCTGCAGGCGACGAAGCTTCCCTTTGGCGCCGTGACCGTCCCGGGCGGCTGGCGCTACAACCCCGCCATCATCGCGCAGGCGGCGGCCACGCTGGCGGAGATGTATCCCGGCCGCTTCTGGATCGCCCCCGGCAGCGGCGAACTGCTGAACGAGGGGATCGTCGGCGAGCGCTGGCCGGTCAAGGCGGAGCGCAACGCGCGGCTCAAGGAAGCGTGCGAGATCATCCGCGCGCTCTGGGCAGGCGAAACCGTCACCCACCGCGGGCTGATCACGGTGGAGGAGGCGCGGCTGTACTCCCTTCCCAAGGAGCCGCCCAAGATCGTGGGCGCCGCGCTTTCCCCCGCGACGGCGGAGTGGATCGGCGGGTGGGCGGACGGAATGATCACCACCGTCCGCGCCCGCAAGGACCTGCAGGCCATGATCGACGCGTTCCGCCGCGGTGGCGGGGAAGGGAAGCCCATCTACCTGCAGGCCCAGCTCTCGTTCGCGAAGACCAAGGCGGAGGCGCTGCACGGCGCGTGGGACCAGTGGCGCACCCTGATGCTCCCCACGGCGGTTCTGGGCGAGGTGCGCACGCCGGCGCACTTCGAGGCGCTCGCGGAGATCATGCGGCCGGAGGACGTGGCGGCAAAGATGAGGATCAGCGCCGATCCGGAGCAGCACCTGGAGTGGCTGGCGGAAGACGTGCAGATGGGATTCGAGGAGATCAACCTGCACTGCGTCCACCGTGACGAGCAGGAGCGGTTCATCGACGTATTCGGCGAGCGGGTGCTGCCGCAATTGAGGACCATCGGCGATTCAGGATGA
- a CDS encoding SDR family oxidoreductase, with translation MLDRNPMNGPTVSKKDTQQPYPGTDDAMHRKADHGEESYQGCGKLTGLAAVITGGDSGIGRAVAIAFAKEGADVAIGYLSEQEDVDAQETRRHVEAAGRRCLVHRFDVRSQSACREFVDLAAKEFGRLDILVNNAAYQMEQQGIEELTEEQIDRTFRTNIFGYIYMAQAALKHLKEGGCIINTGSVTALEGNPGLIDYSATKGAIHNFTLTLAQVVSEKGIRVNAVAPGPVWTPLIPATMSPEKVATFGEDTMWKRPAQPIELATSYVFLASADARYISGEILAVTGKGGTR, from the coding sequence ATGCTGGACCGCAATCCCATGAACGGCCCCACCGTGTCCAAAAAGGATACGCAGCAGCCCTATCCCGGCACCGACGACGCCATGCACCGCAAGGCGGACCACGGCGAGGAAAGCTACCAAGGCTGCGGCAAGCTCACCGGCCTGGCCGCCGTCATCACCGGCGGGGACAGCGGCATCGGGCGCGCGGTGGCCATCGCGTTCGCCAAGGAGGGCGCGGACGTCGCCATCGGCTACCTGAGCGAGCAGGAAGACGTGGACGCGCAGGAAACCCGGCGCCACGTGGAAGCCGCCGGCCGCCGCTGCCTCGTCCACCGCTTTGACGTGCGCAGCCAGTCCGCCTGCCGCGAGTTCGTCGACCTGGCGGCAAAGGAGTTCGGCCGGCTGGACATTCTGGTCAACAACGCGGCGTACCAGATGGAGCAGCAGGGGATCGAAGAACTCACCGAAGAGCAGATCGACCGGACGTTCCGCACCAACATCTTCGGCTACATCTACATGGCGCAGGCCGCGCTCAAGCACCTCAAGGAAGGCGGTTGCATCATCAACACCGGCTCGGTGACGGCGCTGGAGGGCAACCCGGGGCTCATCGACTACTCGGCCACCAAGGGCGCCATCCACAACTTCACCCTCACCCTCGCGCAGGTGGTGTCGGAGAAAGGGATCCGCGTGAACGCCGTGGCGCCCGGCCCGGTGTGGACGCCGCTCATCCCCGCGACCATGAGCCCGGAAAAGGTCGCCACCTTCGGCGAGGACACCATGTGGAAGCGCCCCGCGCAGCCCATTGAGCTCGCCACCTCGTACGTGTTCCTGGCCTCCGCGGACGCGCGCTACATCTCCGGCGAGATCCTGGCGGTGACCGGAAAGGGCGGCACGCGGTGA
- a CDS encoding class I SAM-dependent methyltransferase, protein MTASHSGHLRDEFGEIDIYLFDQLLRGRFDAYRTVLDAGCGAGRNLVWFLRNRFEVFAVDRDEGSVLRVRQLMADLAPHLPPERVQQAEVESLPYADASMDAVLSSAVLHFARDQAHFDAMVNEMWRVLRPGGLFFARLATTIGIEDRVRPLGGERYRLPDGSTRFLMDEARLLERTSALGATLADPIRTTNVQNLRAMTTWCLIRPA, encoded by the coding sequence ATGACGGCATCCCATTCCGGCCATCTCCGCGACGAGTTCGGCGAGATCGACATCTACCTGTTCGACCAGCTTCTCCGCGGGCGCTTCGACGCGTACCGCACGGTGCTGGACGCGGGGTGCGGCGCCGGGCGCAACCTGGTGTGGTTTCTCCGCAACCGGTTCGAGGTGTTCGCCGTCGACCGCGACGAGGGTTCCGTGCTGCGCGTGCGCCAGTTGATGGCCGACCTTGCGCCGCATCTGCCGCCGGAGCGCGTGCAGCAGGCGGAAGTGGAGTCGCTGCCGTACGCGGATGCGTCCATGGATGCCGTGCTGAGCAGCGCCGTGCTGCACTTTGCGCGCGACCAGGCGCACTTCGACGCCATGGTGAACGAGATGTGGCGCGTTCTGCGTCCCGGCGGTCTGTTCTTCGCGCGGCTGGCGACCACGATCGGCATCGAGGACCGGGTGCGGCCGCTGGGCGGCGAGCGCTACCGGCTTCCGGACGGCAGCACACGCTTTCTGATGGATGAGGCGCGGCTGCTGGAGCGCACGTCCGCGCTGGGCGCCACCCTGGCCGATCCGATCCGGACAACGAACGTGCAGAACCTGCGGGCGATGACCACGTGGTGCCTCATCCGCCCCGCCTGA
- a CDS encoding D-hexose-6-phosphate mutarotase, whose amino-acid sequence MTEREAQSSKPSPGSAGHESARERIVLQAADGARAEVYLHGAHVTSWTPAGADRDALFLSANADFGDGKAIRGGIPVIFPQFAAEGPLPKHGFARDRAWRLVAGERPDQALFELADTPETRAIWNHAFRAELRVTVSGAALEVALTVQNTGDTPFSFTAALHTYLRVDDIARTVLRGLRGTRIRDKVAGGDRVEEADELRIAGEVDRVYLDAPPSLEMVDGERRMTIQSNGFPDTVVWNPGAALAARLADLEPGGERRMLCVEAAAVGTPVHLEPGARWTGSQTLTAG is encoded by the coding sequence ATGACGGAACGCGAAGCGCAGAGCAGCAAGCCCTCACCGGGGTCCGCCGGGCACGAGTCCGCGCGGGAGCGCATCGTTCTCCAGGCGGCGGACGGCGCGCGGGCGGAGGTGTACCTGCACGGCGCGCACGTGACCTCGTGGACGCCCGCGGGCGCGGACCGCGACGCGCTGTTCCTGAGCGCCAACGCAGATTTCGGCGACGGCAAGGCGATCCGCGGCGGCATTCCGGTCATCTTTCCGCAGTTCGCCGCGGAAGGCCCGCTCCCCAAGCACGGCTTTGCGCGGGACCGCGCGTGGCGGCTTGTGGCTGGCGAGCGGCCGGATCAGGCGCTCTTCGAGTTGGCGGACACGCCGGAAACGCGCGCCATCTGGAATCACGCGTTCCGGGCCGAACTGCGCGTCACCGTCTCCGGCGCGGCGCTGGAGGTGGCGCTCACGGTGCAGAACACGGGTGACACGCCTTTCTCCTTTACCGCCGCGCTGCACACCTATCTACGCGTGGATGACATCGCGCGGACGGTCCTGCGCGGACTGCGGGGCACGCGCATCCGCGACAAGGTGGCGGGCGGGGATCGCGTGGAGGAGGCGGATGAACTGCGGATCGCGGGCGAGGTGGACCGGGTGTACCTGGACGCGCCGCCCTCGCTGGAGATGGTGGATGGCGAGCGGCGGATGACCATCCAGTCCAACGGCTTTCCCGACACGGTCGTGTGGAATCCCGGCGCCGCACTCGCCGCGCGCCTGGCGGACCTGGAGCCCGGCGGCGAGCGGCGGATGCTGTGCGTGGAAGCCGCCGCGGTCGGCACGCCGGTGCACCTGGAGCCCGGCGCGCGCTGGACGGGCTCGCAGACGCTGACGGCCGGATGA
- a CDS encoding alpha-amylase family glycosyl hydrolase, translating into MTDAAIGGTGGGEAPWWRRGVIYQIYPRSYQDTNGDGIGDLPGIVRRLDHLAWLGVDAVWISPFYPSPMADFGYDVTDHKAVDRVYGGIVDFDDIVREAHARGIRVIVDYIPNHTSHRHPWFLASRLSRDAERRDWYVWRDAAPDGGPPNNWVSAFGGSAWEWDAHTRQYYLHTFLREQPDLNWRNPEVVEAMMDVLRFWLERGADGVRVDAVQAVVKDEAMRDNPPNPAYVEGRDDPYDRLLRERSSDQPGVHEVIARMREVVDGYGGGRVLIGEIYNEVERVMAYYGQGGRGVHFPYNFQLIKLPWNARALEAAVTRYESLLPAGAWPNWVLGNHDRARVASRVGPAQARVAAMLLLTLRGTPTVYYGDEIGMRNVPIPPDRVRDPWELNLPGRGLGRDPVRTPMQWSAEANAGFSAQEPWLPLPEDWRDVNVAAQADDPRSMLALHRRLLALRRAEPALALGDWAAVPAAGDVLAYTRTHGGDRLLVVLNLGETPTSIEVAGAGRVLLSTALDRGDEAVDGRIDLRGDEGVVVRMD; encoded by the coding sequence ATGACGGACGCGGCGATCGGGGGAACGGGCGGCGGCGAGGCGCCGTGGTGGCGGCGCGGGGTGATCTACCAGATCTATCCGCGTTCCTATCAGGACACCAACGGGGACGGAATCGGCGACCTGCCGGGGATCGTCCGCCGGCTGGACCACCTTGCGTGGCTGGGGGTGGACGCCGTGTGGATCAGCCCGTTCTATCCATCGCCGATGGCGGATTTCGGGTATGACGTGACGGACCACAAGGCGGTGGACCGCGTGTACGGCGGCATCGTGGACTTTGACGACATCGTCCGCGAGGCGCACGCGCGCGGCATCCGCGTCATCGTGGACTACATCCCCAACCACACCTCGCACCGCCATCCGTGGTTCCTCGCGTCGCGCCTGTCGCGGGACGCGGAGCGGCGCGACTGGTACGTGTGGCGCGACGCGGCGCCGGACGGCGGCCCGCCCAACAACTGGGTGAGCGCGTTCGGCGGCAGCGCGTGGGAGTGGGACGCGCACACCCGGCAGTACTACCTGCACACCTTTCTGCGCGAGCAGCCGGACCTCAACTGGCGCAATCCGGAAGTAGTGGAGGCGATGATGGACGTGCTGCGCTTCTGGCTGGAGCGCGGCGCGGACGGCGTGCGGGTGGATGCGGTGCAGGCGGTGGTCAAGGACGAGGCGATGCGCGACAATCCGCCGAATCCCGCCTACGTGGAGGGGCGCGACGATCCGTACGACCGCCTGCTGCGCGAGCGCTCCAGCGACCAGCCCGGCGTGCACGAGGTGATTGCGCGGATGCGCGAGGTGGTGGATGGGTACGGCGGCGGGCGCGTGCTGATCGGAGAGATCTACAACGAGGTGGAGCGCGTGATGGCCTACTACGGCCAGGGCGGGCGCGGTGTCCACTTTCCGTACAACTTCCAGCTGATCAAGCTGCCTTGGAACGCGCGCGCGCTGGAGGCGGCGGTGACGCGGTACGAGTCGCTGCTGCCGGCCGGCGCGTGGCCCAACTGGGTGCTGGGCAACCACGACCGCGCGCGCGTGGCCAGCCGCGTCGGTCCCGCGCAGGCGCGCGTGGCGGCCATGCTGCTGCTGACGCTGCGCGGCACGCCGACCGTCTACTACGGGGACGAGATCGGGATGCGCAACGTGCCGATCCCGCCGGACCGCGTGCGAGATCCGTGGGAGCTGAACCTGCCCGGGCGCGGGCTGGGGCGCGATCCCGTGCGCACGCCCATGCAGTGGTCCGCGGAGGCGAACGCGGGGTTCAGTGCGCAGGAGCCGTGGCTGCCACTGCCGGAGGACTGGCGCGACGTGAACGTGGCCGCGCAGGCGGATGACCCGCGCTCCATGCTGGCGCTTCACCGCAGACTGCTCGCGTTGCGCCGCGCCGAGCCGGCCCTGGCGCTGGGCGACTGGGCCGCCGTGCCCGCCGCGGGCGACGTGCTGGCCTACACGCGCACGCACGGCGGCGACCGGCTGCTCGTCGTCCTCAACCTGGGCGAGACGCCTACGTCCATCGAGGTCGCCGGGGCGGGACGCGTGCTCCTTTCCACCGCGCTGGACCGCGGGGACGAGGCGGTAGATGGGCGGATCGACCTGCGCGGGGACGAGGGCGTGGTGGTGCGGATGGATTGA
- a CDS encoding DUF456 domain-containing protein — MEYALLALSQAAGLLLVPFGLPGTWLQVAGMAGYAWATDFTRIGWPTLAAAVVLAIIGEVVEFTIGARYTRMYGGSQRAAWGAILGGLVGAVVGVPVFLIGSVIGAFIGAFVGAVVMEMTRGPEWRAALRAGWGAFLGRLVATVAKAAVSVVIAALALVSALG, encoded by the coding sequence ATGGAATACGCGCTGCTGGCCCTGTCCCAGGCCGCCGGGCTGCTGCTGGTGCCCTTTGGCCTTCCCGGCACCTGGCTTCAGGTCGCGGGGATGGCGGGATACGCGTGGGCCACGGACTTCACCCGCATCGGCTGGCCCACGCTGGCCGCCGCCGTCGTCCTGGCCATCATCGGCGAGGTGGTGGAGTTCACCATCGGGGCCCGGTACACGCGGATGTACGGAGGCAGCCAGCGCGCGGCGTGGGGCGCCATCCTCGGCGGGCTGGTGGGCGCGGTCGTCGGCGTTCCCGTCTTCCTCATCGGCAGCGTGATCGGCGCCTTCATCGGCGCGTTCGTGGGCGCGGTGGTGATGGAGATGACGCGCGGGCCGGAGTGGCGCGCGGCGCTGCGGGCGGGGTGGGGCGCGTTTCTGGGACGGCTGGTGGCGACCGTGGCCAAGGCGGCCGTGAGCGTGGTGATCGCGGCCCTGGCGCTGGTGTCGGCGCTTGGTTGA
- a CDS encoding PAS domain-containing sensor histidine kinase has translation MVDPRRAPDAAREMDRVLRAPRFADALRGAAAAALEPAGMRLETVLMRDGAALREHPAWVPAGQPPRAVSAGTAAEAVARALASGMPEAMDGMGRGVALPLLGSEDAPFAILLVDAADADAEARASSVALLAAVGPALHARWRVESAEQARDAAERRSRLYGAICESLGDPVLVTDRRNRILLENGRARALLSSAPDAPEEHRRRAEVNNYLFTSFLARPPAAQGEPRELTLVDPETGAERRFEAVPAPLPQGASFPDDGTVSLLRDVTDLRNTSHQLGHQVRRARQAESTARAERDQLNLVLAHAGAPIVVTDHRGAVMLMNREAQRLFGPRPDGAPDPRAASNAERIFAAVEEFTAGDEAAAVTRVELRETESPRDLPAELICARIRDGDNATAAVVCILHDRTHEVENARLASELARVNAGLQQSIREATAELTDQNRQLAWQRQELERAYRHKSEFLASMSHELRTPINALLGYTALMRERIYGDLTERQDEALQRVQTASEHLLALVNDILDLAKIEAGRMPLHLEPLALGGLVQELADGLEPMAHARGLRLLVDVPDTLPVLLTDRMRLKQILLNLMSNAVKFTHQGSVTLRARTVAEGVEVQVADTGIGISQNDLRGIFDDFRQADQSSTREYGGTGLGLSIVRKLLGLLGGSIHVESRPSEGSVFTVSLPVRTVMAREGEEAIHRAMHGQAVVVEDGVARALPPPESARG, from the coding sequence TTGGTTGATCCCCGCCGCGCGCCCGATGCGGCGCGCGAAATGGACCGCGTGCTGCGCGCCCCGCGCTTTGCCGACGCGCTGCGGGGCGCGGCCGCGGCGGCGCTGGAGCCGGCCGGGATGCGGCTGGAAACGGTGCTGATGCGCGACGGCGCCGCGCTCCGCGAGCACCCGGCGTGGGTCCCCGCCGGCCAGCCGCCGCGCGCCGTGAGCGCCGGGACCGCGGCGGAGGCCGTGGCGCGCGCGCTCGCCTCGGGGATGCCGGAGGCGATGGACGGCATGGGGCGCGGCGTGGCCCTTCCCCTCCTCGGCTCGGAGGACGCACCCTTCGCCATCCTCCTGGTGGACGCGGCGGACGCGGACGCGGAGGCACGGGCCTCCTCCGTCGCCCTGCTCGCCGCCGTGGGACCGGCGCTGCACGCGCGGTGGCGGGTGGAGTCTGCCGAGCAGGCCCGCGACGCCGCGGAGCGCCGATCGCGGCTGTACGGCGCCATCTGCGAGTCGCTGGGTGATCCCGTGCTGGTGACGGACCGCCGCAACCGCATCCTGCTGGAGAACGGGCGTGCCCGCGCGCTGCTTTCCTCCGCGCCGGACGCGCCGGAAGAGCACCGGCGCCGCGCGGAGGTGAACAACTACCTGTTCACCTCCTTTCTGGCGCGCCCTCCCGCCGCGCAGGGCGAGCCGCGCGAACTGACGCTCGTGGATCCGGAGACGGGGGCGGAGCGGCGCTTTGAGGCCGTGCCCGCGCCGCTGCCGCAGGGCGCCAGCTTTCCGGACGACGGCACGGTGTCGCTGCTGCGCGACGTCACCGACCTGCGCAACACCTCCCACCAGCTGGGCCACCAGGTGCGGCGCGCGCGGCAGGCGGAGTCCACCGCGCGCGCGGAACGCGATCAGCTGAACCTCGTCCTGGCCCACGCCGGCGCGCCCATCGTGGTCACCGACCACCGCGGCGCGGTCATGTTGATGAACCGCGAGGCGCAGCGGCTGTTCGGGCCGCGGCCGGACGGCGCGCCCGACCCGCGCGCCGCATCCAACGCGGAGCGCATCTTTGCCGCCGTGGAGGAGTTCACCGCGGGGGACGAGGCGGCCGCGGTCACCCGGGTGGAGCTGCGCGAAACCGAGTCGCCGCGCGACCTGCCCGCGGAGCTGATCTGCGCGCGCATCCGCGACGGCGACAACGCGACGGCCGCCGTCGTCTGCATCCTGCACGACCGCACGCATGAGGTAGAAAACGCGCGCCTCGCGTCCGAGCTGGCGCGGGTGAACGCGGGGCTGCAGCAGTCCATCCGCGAAGCGACCGCCGAGTTGACGGACCAGAACCGGCAGCTGGCGTGGCAGCGGCAGGAGTTGGAGCGCGCGTACCGGCACAAGAGCGAGTTTCTGGCGAGCATGAGCCACGAGCTGCGCACCCCCATCAACGCGCTGCTGGGATACACGGCGCTGATGCGGGAGCGCATCTACGGCGACCTTACCGAGCGGCAGGACGAGGCGCTGCAGCGGGTGCAGACGGCCAGCGAGCACCTGCTGGCGCTGGTGAACGACATTCTGGACCTGGCGAAGATCGAGGCGGGGCGCATGCCGCTGCACCTGGAGCCGCTGGCGCTGGGGGGGCTGGTGCAGGAGCTGGCGGACGGGCTGGAGCCGATGGCGCACGCCCGCGGGCTGCGCCTGCTGGTGGACGTGCCCGACACGCTTCCCGTGCTGCTGACGGACCGCATGCGGCTCAAGCAGATTCTGCTGAACCTGATGAGCAACGCGGTCAAGTTCACGCACCAGGGCTCGGTGACGCTGCGCGCGCGCACGGTGGCGGAAGGGGTGGAGGTGCAGGTGGCGGACACCGGCATCGGCATCTCGCAGAACGACCTGCGCGGCATCTTTGACGATTTCCGGCAGGCGGACCAGTCGTCCACGCGCGAGTACGGCGGAACCGGGCTGGGGCTGTCCATCGTCCGCAAGCTGCTGGGGCTGCTGGGCGGATCGATTCACGTGGAGTCGCGGCCGAGCGAAGGCTCCGTCTTTACCGTGAGCCTGCCGGTGCGCACGGTGATGGCGCGCGAGGGCGAGGAAGCCATCCACCGCGCCATGCACGGGCAGGCGGTGGTGGTGGAGGACGGCGTGGCCCGCGCGCTGCCGCCGCCGGAGTCCGCCCGCGGCTGA
- a CDS encoding PilZ domain-containing protein produces the protein MMTETRPDAGYVVPRRFIRHTADVPLEVERTGGGAGLKPSATNVSFGGLSFVSDEELPMGTEIRVRITQVDPPFDAEARVVWCKAEGDAFCIGVQFLGKEDAFRIRMVEQVCAIDQYRRESAEQGRELTPEEAATEWITRFADRFPSS, from the coding sequence ATGATGACCGAAACCCGCCCGGACGCCGGATACGTCGTTCCGCGCCGCTTCATCCGCCACACCGCCGACGTGCCGCTGGAGGTGGAGCGCACGGGCGGCGGGGCGGGGCTGAAGCCGTCCGCCACGAACGTGAGCTTCGGCGGGCTCTCCTTTGTCTCGGACGAGGAACTGCCTATGGGGACGGAGATCCGCGTGCGCATCACGCAGGTGGATCCGCCGTTCGACGCCGAGGCGCGCGTGGTGTGGTGCAAGGCCGAGGGTGACGCCTTCTGTATCGGCGTGCAGTTTCTGGGGAAGGAAGACGCCTTTCGCATCCGGATGGTGGAGCAGGTGTGCGCCATCGACCAGTACCGGCGGGAGTCCGCGGAGCAGGGGCGCGAGTTGACGCCGGAAGAGGCCGCGACGGAGTGGATTACGCGCTTCGCCGACCGCTTTCCGTCATCCTGA